From Streptomyces zhihengii, the proteins below share one genomic window:
- a CDS encoding ParA family protein, which translates to MNESTFTPGGGQPGTAAGQDPSPGFEAVGSVAVRPFVTHQHTTHMTTPHTMKTMDGQHVNAMAGNESGRESTHFAAYEEVPEGHFYDPDAEYEPDPEYAATLAPDAARQRRERIGPTGRPLPYFPIPGPLTDHGPAKIIAMCNQKGGVGKTTSTINLGAALAEYGRRVLLVDFDPQGALSVGLGVNPMELDLTVYNLLMERGMSADEVLLKTAVPNMDLLPSNIDLSAAEVQLVSEVARESTLQRALKPLMSDYDYIVIDCQPSLGLLTVNALTAAHKVIVPLECEFFALRGVALLTETIEKVQERLNPDLELDGILATMYDSRTVHSREVLARVVEAFDDHVYHTVIGRTVRFPETTVAGEPITTYASNSVGAAAYRQLAREVLARCHAE; encoded by the coding sequence GTGAATGAGTCGACATTTACTCCCGGGGGTGGTCAACCAGGAACGGCTGCGGGCCAGGACCCGTCGCCCGGTTTCGAGGCTGTCGGCTCCGTCGCTGTCCGCCCCTTCGTGACGCACCAGCACACGACGCACATGACGACACCCCACACGATGAAGACGATGGACGGCCAACACGTGAACGCCATGGCCGGCAACGAGAGTGGCCGAGAGTCCACCCACTTCGCCGCCTACGAGGAAGTCCCCGAAGGGCACTTCTACGACCCCGACGCCGAGTATGAGCCCGACCCCGAGTACGCGGCCACCCTCGCGCCCGACGCCGCGCGTCAGCGCCGCGAGCGGATCGGCCCCACCGGACGTCCCCTGCCGTACTTCCCGATTCCGGGCCCGCTGACCGACCACGGTCCCGCCAAGATCATCGCGATGTGCAACCAGAAGGGCGGCGTCGGCAAGACCACGTCGACCATCAACCTGGGCGCCGCGCTCGCCGAGTACGGCCGCCGGGTGCTGCTCGTCGACTTCGACCCGCAGGGCGCCCTGTCCGTGGGCCTCGGCGTGAACCCGATGGAGCTGGACCTCACCGTCTACAACCTCCTGATGGAGCGCGGCATGTCCGCGGACGAGGTCCTGCTCAAGACGGCCGTGCCCAACATGGACCTGCTGCCGAGCAACATCGACCTCTCCGCGGCCGAGGTGCAGCTCGTCAGCGAGGTCGCGCGCGAGTCCACGCTCCAGCGGGCGCTGAAGCCGCTGATGTCCGACTACGACTACATCGTGATCGACTGTCAGCCCTCGCTCGGCCTGCTCACGGTCAACGCGCTGACCGCGGCGCACAAGGTCATCGTGCCGCTGGAGTGCGAGTTCTTCGCCCTGCGCGGAGTGGCGCTGCTGACCGAGACCATCGAGAAGGTCCAGGAGCGGCTCAACCCCGACCTGGAGCTCGACGGCATCCTCGCCACGATGTACGACTCCCGCACGGTGCACAGCCGCGAGGTGCTGGCGCGGGTCGTCGAGGCGTTCGACGACCACGTCTACCACACGGTCATCGGCCGGACGGTCCGCTTCCCGGAGACCACGGTCGCCGGTGAGCCCATCACCACCTACGCGTCCAACTCCGTCGGCGCCGCCGCCTACCGCCAGCTCGCCAGGGAGGTGCTCGCCCGGTGTCACGCCGAGTGA
- a CDS encoding CTP synthase codes for MPARATSATTKHIFVTGGVASSLGKGLTASSLGALLKARGLRVTMQKLDPYLNVDPGTMNPFQHGEVFVTNDGAETDLDIGHYERFLDVDLDGSANVTTGQVYSQVIAKERRGEYLGDTVQVIPHITNEIKSRIRRMATDDVDVVITEVGGTVGDIESLPFLETVRQVRHEVGRDNVFVVHISLLPYIGPSGELKTKPTQHSVAALRNIGIQPDAIVLRADRDVPTAIKRKISLMCDVDEAAVVAAIDAKSIYDIPKVLHTEGLDAYVVRKLDLPFRDVDWTTWDDLLDRVHNPDHEVTVALVGKYIDLPDAYLSVTEAMRAGGFANKARVKVKWVTSDDCKTQAGAEKQLGDVDAIVIPGGFGERGVDGKVGAIKWAREHRVPLLGLCLGLQCIVIEAARNLAEIPDANSTEFDATTAHPVISTMEEQLAYVEGAGDLGGTMRLGLYPAKLAEGSIVREVYDDQPYVEERHRHRYEVNNAYRTELEKKAGIRFSGTSPDNKLVEYVEYPREVHPYLVATQAHPELCSRPTRPHPLFAGLVKAAVERQQAARAAE; via the coding sequence ATGCCGGCACGAGCCACATCCGCGACGACCAAGCACATCTTCGTCACCGGGGGTGTCGCCTCCTCCCTCGGCAAGGGCCTCACGGCCTCCAGCCTGGGCGCGCTGCTCAAGGCGCGGGGCCTGCGGGTCACCATGCAGAAGCTCGACCCGTACCTGAACGTGGACCCGGGCACCATGAACCCGTTCCAGCACGGTGAGGTGTTCGTCACCAACGACGGCGCCGAGACCGACCTGGACATCGGCCACTACGAGCGCTTCCTCGACGTCGACCTCGACGGCTCCGCGAACGTCACCACCGGCCAGGTGTACTCGCAGGTCATCGCCAAGGAGCGGCGCGGAGAGTACCTGGGCGACACCGTCCAGGTCATCCCGCACATCACCAACGAGATCAAGTCGCGCATCCGCCGGATGGCCACCGACGACGTCGACGTCGTGATCACCGAGGTCGGCGGCACCGTCGGCGACATCGAGTCGCTGCCGTTCCTGGAGACGGTCCGCCAGGTCCGCCACGAGGTCGGCCGGGACAACGTCTTCGTCGTGCACATCTCGCTGCTGCCGTACATCGGCCCGTCCGGCGAGCTGAAGACCAAGCCGACGCAGCACTCGGTCGCCGCGCTGCGCAACATCGGCATCCAGCCCGACGCGATCGTGCTGCGCGCCGACCGCGACGTGCCCACCGCCATCAAGCGCAAGATCTCGCTGATGTGCGACGTCGACGAGGCCGCGGTCGTCGCCGCGATCGACGCCAAGTCGATCTACGACATCCCGAAGGTGCTCCACACCGAGGGCCTGGACGCCTATGTCGTGCGCAAGCTCGACCTGCCGTTCCGCGACGTCGACTGGACGACCTGGGACGACCTGCTCGACCGGGTGCACAACCCCGACCACGAGGTCACCGTCGCGCTCGTCGGCAAGTACATCGACCTGCCCGACGCCTACCTGTCGGTGACCGAGGCCATGCGGGCCGGCGGCTTCGCCAACAAGGCGCGGGTCAAGGTCAAGTGGGTCACCTCCGACGACTGCAAGACGCAGGCGGGCGCGGAGAAGCAGCTCGGCGACGTCGACGCGATCGTCATCCCCGGCGGCTTCGGCGAGCGCGGTGTGGACGGCAAGGTCGGCGCGATCAAGTGGGCGCGCGAGCACCGGGTGCCGCTGCTGGGCCTGTGCCTGGGCCTCCAGTGCATCGTGATCGAGGCCGCGCGCAACCTCGCGGAGATCCCCGACGCCAACTCCACCGAGTTCGACGCCACCACCGCCCACCCGGTGATCTCCACCATGGAGGAGCAGCTCGCCTACGTGGAGGGCGCCGGCGACCTCGGCGGCACCATGCGCCTGGGCCTCTACCCGGCCAAGCTCGCCGAGGGCTCGATCGTGCGCGAGGTCTACGACGACCAGCCGTACGTGGAGGAGCGCCACCGCCACCGCTACGAGGTCAACAACGCGTACCGCACCGAGCTGGAGAAGAAGGCGGGCATCCGGTTCTCGGGCACCTCGCCCGACAACAAGCTCGTCGAGTACGTCGAGTACCCCCGCGAGGTGCACCCCTACCTGGTCGCCACCCAGGCGCACCCGGAGCTGTGCTCCCGCCCGACCCGCCCCCACCCGCTCTTCGCCGGTCTGGTGAAGGCGGCGGTGGAGCGCCAGCAGGCGGCGCGCGCGGCCGAGTAG
- a CDS encoding glycoside hydrolase family 15 protein has protein sequence MAGRIEDYALIGDMQTAALVCRDGTVDWLCLPRFDSHAIFAGLLGTEEHGFWRLGPAYGADSAPPSATRRQYRGDSLILESEYDTARGTVRVTDFMPPRDGAPQLIRIVEGVTGRVPMRSALRMRFSYGRIVPWVHKVDTRTVAVAGPDSVWLDTDAETYGKDLTTYSDFTVSPGERIAFTISWQPSHKEPPALPDPEGSLEATAGFWSEWVDHCTYHGPYREAVVRSLITLKALTYAPTGGIVAAPTTSLPEEIGGVRNWDYRYTWLRDAAITLSSLLRTGYREEARAWREWLLRAVAGDPENLQIMYGIAGERELGEAELDWLPGYENSTPVRVGNGAAHQLQLDVYGEVTEALHLAHMTGLNRNDYASLLQLKLIQYLEKHWDQPDEGIWEVRGPRRHFVHSKVMAWVAVDRTIKLIESGDADGPLERWRDLRDDIHRDVCEKGYDKERNTFTQSYGSKELDASLLLIPQMGFLPPDDKRVIGTIEAIQRELSTEDGFILRYPTEGADEGVDGLPGDEGAFLACSFWMADDLAMIGRVDEARRLFEKLLALRNDLGLLAEEWDPRLQRQVGNFPQAFSHVPLIDTALRLTASGAYGG, from the coding sequence GTGGCCGGGCGCATCGAGGACTACGCACTCATCGGAGACATGCAGACCGCAGCACTGGTCTGCCGGGACGGCACGGTGGACTGGCTGTGCCTGCCCCGCTTCGACTCGCATGCCATCTTCGCCGGACTCCTCGGCACCGAGGAGCACGGTTTCTGGCGGCTGGGCCCGGCGTACGGCGCGGACTCCGCGCCGCCGTCGGCCACCCGGCGGCAGTACCGGGGCGACTCCCTGATCCTCGAATCCGAGTACGACACCGCACGGGGCACGGTCAGAGTGACCGATTTCATGCCCCCGCGTGACGGTGCGCCCCAGCTCATCCGCATCGTGGAGGGCGTCACCGGCCGGGTGCCGATGCGCTCCGCGCTGCGGATGCGTTTCAGCTACGGCCGCATCGTGCCGTGGGTGCACAAGGTGGACACCCGTACCGTCGCCGTCGCGGGCCCGGACTCGGTCTGGCTGGACACCGACGCCGAGACGTACGGCAAGGACCTCACCACGTACTCCGACTTCACCGTCTCCCCCGGCGAGCGGATCGCGTTCACGATCAGCTGGCAGCCCTCCCACAAGGAGCCGCCGGCGCTGCCCGACCCGGAGGGGTCGCTGGAGGCGACGGCCGGCTTCTGGAGCGAGTGGGTCGACCACTGCACGTACCACGGCCCCTACCGGGAGGCCGTCGTCCGCTCGCTGATCACGCTGAAGGCGCTCACCTACGCGCCGACCGGCGGGATCGTCGCCGCGCCCACCACCTCGCTGCCCGAGGAGATCGGCGGGGTCCGCAACTGGGACTACCGCTACACCTGGCTGCGCGACGCCGCGATCACCCTCTCCTCGCTGCTGCGCACCGGCTACCGCGAGGAGGCCCGCGCCTGGCGCGAGTGGCTGCTGCGCGCGGTCGCCGGAGACCCGGAGAACCTCCAGATCATGTACGGCATCGCCGGTGAACGCGAACTCGGCGAGGCCGAGTTGGACTGGCTGCCGGGCTACGAGAACTCCACCCCGGTCCGGGTCGGCAACGGAGCGGCGCACCAGCTCCAGCTCGACGTCTACGGCGAGGTCACCGAGGCCCTGCACCTGGCCCACATGACCGGCCTCAACCGCAACGACTACGCCTCGCTGCTCCAGCTCAAGCTGATCCAGTACCTGGAGAAGCACTGGGACCAGCCCGACGAGGGCATCTGGGAGGTGCGCGGGCCGCGCCGGCACTTCGTGCACTCCAAGGTGATGGCGTGGGTGGCCGTCGACCGGACCATCAAGCTGATCGAGTCCGGCGACGCGGACGGCCCGCTGGAGCGGTGGCGCGACCTGCGCGACGACATCCACCGGGACGTCTGCGAGAAGGGGTACGACAAGGAGCGGAACACCTTCACGCAGTCCTACGGCTCCAAGGAGCTCGACGCCTCGCTGCTGCTGATCCCGCAGATGGGCTTCCTGCCGCCGGACGACAAGCGGGTGATCGGCACCATCGAGGCCATCCAGCGGGAGCTGTCCACGGAGGACGGCTTCATCCTGCGCTACCCGACCGAGGGCGCCGACGAGGGCGTCGACGGTCTGCCCGGCGACGAGGGCGCGTTCCTCGCGTGTTCGTTCTGGATGGCGGACGACCTCGCCATGATCGGCCGGGTCGACGAGGCGCGCCGGCTCTTCGAGAAGCTGCTGGCGCTGCGCAACGACCTCGGTCTGCTCGCCGAGGAGTGGGACCCGAGGCTCCAGCGGCAGGTGGGCAACTTCCCGCAGGCGTTCAGCCACGTCCCGCTGATCGACACCGCCCTGCGCCTGACGGCCTCCGGGGCCTACGGGGGCTGA
- the ald gene encoding alanine dehydrogenase: protein MKVGIPREVKNNEFRVAITPAGVHELVRHGHQVVIERNAGVGSSITDEEFVAAGAQILPTADEVWAAADLLLKVKEPIAEEYHRLRKDQTLFTYLHLAASRECTDALLESGTTAIAYETVETANRALPLLAPMSEVAGRLAPQVGAYHLMRSAGGRGVLPGGVPGTQAGRAVVIGGGVSGWNATQIAVGMGFHVTLLDKDINKLREADRIFGTKVQTIVSNAFELEKAVVEADLVIGAVLIPGAKAPKLVTNELVARMKPGSVLVDIAIDQGGCFEDSRPTTHADPTFPVHGSVFYCVANMPGAVPHTSTYALTNATLPYIVSLANNGWAEALRRDTALAKGLNTHDGKVVYKEVAEAHGLESVELSALLG, encoded by the coding sequence GTGAAGGTCGGCATCCCCCGCGAGGTCAAGAACAACGAGTTCCGGGTGGCCATCACCCCCGCCGGCGTGCACGAGCTCGTGCGACACGGCCACCAGGTCGTCATCGAGCGGAACGCGGGCGTCGGTTCCTCGATCACCGACGAGGAGTTCGTCGCGGCGGGGGCGCAGATCCTCCCCACCGCCGACGAGGTCTGGGCCGCCGCCGACCTGCTGCTGAAGGTCAAGGAGCCCATCGCCGAGGAGTACCACCGCCTCCGCAAGGACCAGACCCTCTTCACCTACCTGCACCTGGCCGCCTCCCGCGAGTGCACCGACGCCCTGCTGGAGTCCGGCACCACCGCCATCGCCTACGAGACGGTCGAGACGGCGAACCGCGCGCTGCCGCTGCTCGCCCCGATGTCCGAGGTCGCGGGCCGGCTGGCCCCCCAGGTCGGCGCCTACCACCTGATGCGCTCGGCCGGCGGCCGCGGCGTGCTCCCCGGCGGCGTCCCCGGCACCCAGGCCGGCCGGGCCGTCGTCATCGGCGGCGGCGTCTCCGGCTGGAACGCCACCCAGATCGCCGTCGGCATGGGCTTCCACGTGACCCTGCTCGACAAGGACATCAACAAGCTGCGCGAGGCCGACAGGATCTTCGGCACCAAGGTGCAGACGATCGTGTCCAACGCCTTCGAACTGGAGAAGGCCGTCGTCGAGGCCGACCTCGTCATCGGCGCCGTGCTGATCCCCGGAGCCAAGGCGCCGAAGCTGGTCACCAACGAGCTCGTCGCCAGGATGAAGCCCGGAAGTGTCCTTGTCGACATTGCGATCGACCAGGGCGGCTGCTTCGAGGACTCCCGTCCGACCACCCACGCCGACCCGACCTTCCCGGTCCACGGCTCGGTCTTCTACTGCGTCGCCAACATGCCCGGCGCGGTGCCCCACACCTCCACCTACGCGCTCACCAACGCCACGCTGCCCTACATCGTGTCGCTGGCGAACAACGGCTGGGCCGAGGCCCTGCGCCGCGACACCGCGCTGGCCAAGGGTCTCAACACCCATGACGGCAAGGTGGTTTACAAGGAGGTCGCGGAGGCCCACGGCCTGGAGAGCGTCGAGCTGAGCGCGCTTCTCGGCTGA
- a CDS encoding PucR family transcriptional regulator — protein sequence MEDQGGITVRRALELPVLRSGLPETVAGGDRLGRTVRWVHAGEVPNIASLLKGGELLLTTGLGLGTRPAEQRAFVRQLAERGIAALVVELGPRFDRLPSTLVETARAAGLPLVQLHREVPFVSVTEEIHTEIVNHHYALLRQAEEVHRRCTAALLGGGGVPQVLRVLSEFTANPVFLETPDGRLLYAAEAGRSPADPLQVWEGLRGGRAEGTPATAVVVDVPGGGGGTAAVRARLVLLAVSAPLSPVHRMAAERAAGSLAVVLMQARQEEELAARGRGDFLTDLAEGRIAPDSAPAQARVLGFRPGEGPLLPVVMRLAAEPTGTGDWAVLARAVSKELAGLGVPVLLGVRPVEGRVPLLVGLRDGSERAAVADRVAGALRTGVERAGLERAGGPPAVVVVAAAGDWSTAGPGLRHAAETAVAAQGLGDRPWYDARRLDIELLLWRLREHPDLAAFVERSVGPLLAHDAVSRPPLLPTLRTYLAHAGRKAETARELHLNRQTLYNRLARIGELLGTDLDDPETVLSLSLALRARRHTP from the coding sequence ATGGAAGACCAGGGCGGGATCACCGTGCGGCGGGCCCTCGAACTGCCGGTGCTGCGCAGCGGCCTGCCGGAGACCGTGGCGGGCGGCGACCGGCTCGGGCGGACGGTGCGCTGGGTGCACGCGGGCGAGGTGCCCAACATCGCCTCGCTGCTCAAGGGCGGCGAACTGCTGCTGACCACGGGCCTCGGGCTCGGCACCCGCCCCGCCGAACAGCGCGCCTTCGTCCGGCAGCTCGCCGAACGCGGCATCGCCGCGCTGGTGGTGGAGCTCGGGCCCCGCTTCGACCGGCTGCCCTCGACCCTGGTGGAGACCGCCCGGGCGGCCGGGCTGCCGCTCGTCCAGCTCCACCGGGAGGTGCCCTTCGTCTCGGTGACGGAGGAGATCCACACCGAGATCGTCAACCACCACTACGCCCTGCTGCGCCAGGCCGAGGAGGTGCACCGGCGCTGCACGGCGGCGCTGCTGGGCGGCGGGGGTGTGCCGCAGGTGCTGCGCGTGCTGTCGGAGTTCACCGCGAACCCGGTCTTCCTGGAGACCCCGGACGGCCGGCTGCTGTACGCGGCGGAGGCCGGGCGGTCCCCGGCCGATCCGCTCCAGGTGTGGGAGGGACTGCGCGGCGGACGGGCGGAGGGCACGCCCGCGACGGCCGTCGTGGTGGACGTGCCCGGCGGTGGCGGGGGCACCGCCGCGGTCCGGGCCCGGCTGGTGCTGCTCGCCGTCTCGGCCCCGCTGTCCCCGGTGCACCGCATGGCCGCGGAACGCGCGGCGGGCTCCCTCGCGGTGGTGCTGATGCAGGCACGGCAGGAGGAGGAGCTGGCGGCCCGGGGGCGGGGCGACTTCCTCACCGATCTCGCGGAGGGCCGCATCGCGCCCGACTCCGCCCCCGCCCAGGCCCGTGTCCTCGGCTTCCGGCCGGGCGAGGGGCCGCTGCTGCCGGTGGTCATGCGCCTCGCCGCGGAGCCCACGGGGACCGGGGACTGGGCCGTGCTGGCGCGGGCGGTGTCGAAGGAGCTGGCCGGGCTCGGCGTCCCGGTGCTGCTGGGCGTGCGCCCGGTCGAGGGCCGGGTGCCGCTGCTGGTCGGCCTGCGCGACGGGTCCGAGCGGGCGGCCGTCGCCGACCGGGTCGCGGGCGCGCTGCGCACCGGCGTCGAGCGGGCCGGTCTGGAGCGGGCGGGCGGGCCGCCCGCGGTGGTCGTGGTCGCGGCGGCGGGCGACTGGTCAACGGCGGGGCCGGGGCTGCGGCACGCGGCCGAGACGGCGGTGGCGGCGCAGGGCCTCGGCGACCGGCCCTGGTACGACGCGCGGCGGCTCGACATCGAGCTGCTGCTGTGGCGGCTGCGCGAACACCCGGACCTGGCCGCGTTCGTGGAGCGCTCCGTCGGGCCGCTGCTGGCGCACGACGCGGTCTCCCGTCCGCCACTGCTGCCGACCCTCCGGACGTATCTCGCGCACGCCGGCCGCAAGGCGGAGACGGCGCGCGAGCTGCATCTGAACCGGCAGACGCTGTACAACCGGCTGGCCCGCATCGGGGAACTGCTGGGCACGGACCTGGACGACCCGGAGACGGTGCTCTCGCTGAGCCTCGCCCTGCGCGCCCGCCGCCACACCCCGTGA
- a CDS encoding tetratricopeptide repeat protein yields the protein MTDQALDSDGPDRAVGVRTGAGDRFFGRHRELRSLHDDIGHAGLDTLAGRRAARARVLLIAGRPGSGRTALAEELARTLADRYPDGVLRVRLTEPGGRPVPLEEAAGSLLRAMGATAPPGADEDELTECVREALAVRRVLLLVDDARDAEHVDPLIPDNPDALVVAVAEGPLTGIPGVRPCTLGGMDAKSAIELLTCYTGEVRITVDPQAAEAVAEECGGQPAALVLLGGWLAARPSSSVADAARRLRALPDDGELPSGGRPLARAFRLVYESLPATAARTLRLLALAPAGRADAHTASALAGCSVSAAQTTLESLAALGLLRRAEDVFEVPGCLAGLLRALLDTADRPSEVQLARARMLERTVRRLQACRAVTEPDGSPARRKLAALPRALRFVSVAEADAWLDARREVLLASARVAVDDGELDTLARRLVAGLVRALAAHRGTDAAAADLYGLHRLVLDVAQRRGLHRERAAALLNLADLDAGHGRTEDALARYREALDAGRLAKDAYATGRAMESVGGAYQELGDWQRAADWYGRALAQRQTRGERADEARLYGRLGTAHTYAGRYGEALRSWRAAVAGHRRLGDVPAQARALSEVARVQEYAGRPEESLRTCREAVEWARQAGDRRLQAALQLRLADTLERLSDPAAAQLHRHAAERLLGEEGSAYEIRSGSEED from the coding sequence GTGACGGATCAGGCGCTGGACTCGGACGGCCCCGACCGGGCGGTGGGCGTCCGGACCGGCGCCGGTGACCGTTTCTTCGGCAGGCACCGCGAACTCAGGTCGCTCCACGACGACATCGGGCACGCCGGCCTCGACACCCTCGCGGGCCGCAGGGCCGCCCGGGCCCGGGTCCTGCTGATCGCGGGCCGGCCCGGATCGGGGCGTACCGCCCTCGCGGAGGAGCTCGCCCGCACGCTCGCCGACCGCTACCCGGACGGTGTGCTGCGGGTGCGCCTGACCGAGCCGGGCGGGCGGCCCGTCCCCCTGGAGGAGGCGGCCGGCTCGCTGCTGCGCGCCATGGGGGCGACCGCGCCCCCAGGAGCGGACGAGGACGAGCTCACCGAGTGTGTGCGCGAGGCCCTCGCCGTCCGCCGGGTGCTGCTGCTCGTCGACGACGCCCGCGACGCCGAACACGTCGACCCGCTGATCCCCGACAACCCCGACGCCCTCGTGGTCGCCGTCGCCGAGGGGCCGCTCACCGGCATCCCGGGTGTCCGGCCCTGCACGCTCGGCGGCATGGACGCCAAGTCCGCCATCGAGCTGCTCACCTGCTACACGGGCGAGGTCCGCATCACCGTCGACCCGCAGGCGGCCGAGGCGGTCGCCGAGGAGTGCGGAGGCCAGCCCGCCGCGCTGGTGCTGCTCGGCGGCTGGCTGGCGGCCCGGCCCTCCTCCTCGGTCGCCGACGCCGCCCGCCGGCTGCGCGCGCTCCCCGACGACGGCGAGCTGCCGAGCGGCGGCCGGCCGCTGGCCCGGGCGTTCCGGCTGGTGTACGAGTCCCTGCCGGCGACCGCGGCCCGGACGCTGCGGCTGCTCGCCCTCGCACCGGCCGGCCGGGCCGACGCGCACACAGCGTCCGCGCTGGCCGGCTGCTCGGTCTCGGCGGCGCAGACCACGCTCGAATCGCTGGCCGCCCTCGGTCTGCTGCGGCGCGCGGAGGACGTCTTCGAGGTCCCGGGCTGCCTCGCCGGGCTGCTCAGGGCCCTGCTGGACACGGCCGACCGCCCCTCCGAGGTGCAGCTCGCGCGGGCCCGGATGCTGGAGCGCACCGTCCGCAGGCTCCAGGCGTGCCGGGCGGTCACCGAGCCGGACGGCAGCCCGGCACGCCGCAAGCTCGCCGCGCTGCCGCGGGCGCTGCGCTTCGTGTCGGTGGCCGAGGCGGACGCCTGGCTCGACGCCCGGCGGGAGGTGCTGCTCGCCTCCGCGCGGGTCGCCGTCGACGACGGGGAGCTGGACACGCTGGCCAGGCGGCTGGTGGCCGGTCTCGTGCGGGCGCTGGCGGCGCACCGCGGCACCGACGCGGCCGCCGCCGACCTCTACGGACTGCACCGGCTGGTGCTCGACGTCGCGCAGCGGCGCGGTCTGCACCGCGAGCGGGCCGCCGCCCTGCTGAACCTCGCCGACCTGGACGCCGGGCACGGCCGCACCGAGGACGCGCTGGCCCGCTACCGCGAGGCGCTGGACGCCGGACGGCTGGCGAAGGACGCCTACGCGACGGGCCGTGCGATGGAATCCGTCGGGGGCGCCTACCAGGAGCTGGGGGACTGGCAGCGGGCCGCCGACTGGTACGGCCGGGCCCTCGCGCAGCGCCAGACCCGCGGCGAGCGGGCCGACGAGGCGCGGCTGTACGGGCGCCTCGGCACCGCGCACACCTACGCCGGGCGCTACGGGGAGGCGCTGCGGAGCTGGCGGGCCGCGGTGGCCGGGCACCGCAGGCTCGGCGACGTGCCCGCCCAGGCGCGGGCGCTGAGCGAGGTGGCCCGGGTGCAGGAGTACGCGGGCCGACCGGAGGAGTCGCTGCGCACCTGCCGGGAGGCCGTGGAGTGGGCGCGGCAGGCCGGTGACAGGCGCCTCCAGGCCGCGCTCCAGCTCCGGCTGGCGGACACGCTGGAGCGGCTGTCGGACCCCGCCGCTGCGCAACTGCACCGTCACGCTGCGGAAAGGCTCCTTGGAGAGGAGGGTTCCGCCTACGAAATCCGCAGTGGTTCCGAAGAAGATTGA
- a CDS encoding NUDIX domain-containing protein, whose amino-acid sequence MTLKDTPEEWQVTATATPFRGNKTSVRTDSVVMPDGTVVTRDYQVHPGSVAVLALDGEGRVLVLRQYRHPVRHKLWEIPAGLLDVPGENPLHAAQRELYEEAHVKAEDWRVLTDVYPTPGGCDEAVRVFLARDLSEAEGARYEVSEEEADMELARVPLQDLVRGALAGELHNTCLVVGALSAAAALAGDGFDALRPAGAPWPARPFEA is encoded by the coding sequence ATGACCCTGAAGGACACCCCCGAGGAGTGGCAGGTCACCGCGACCGCGACGCCGTTCCGCGGCAACAAGACGAGTGTCCGCACGGACAGCGTCGTCATGCCCGACGGGACGGTCGTCACCCGCGACTACCAGGTGCACCCGGGGTCGGTGGCGGTGCTCGCCCTCGACGGCGAGGGGCGCGTGCTGGTGCTGCGCCAGTACCGGCACCCGGTGCGGCACAAGCTGTGGGAGATCCCGGCCGGTCTGCTCGACGTCCCCGGCGAGAACCCGCTCCACGCGGCGCAGCGCGAACTGTACGAGGAGGCGCACGTCAAGGCCGAGGACTGGCGGGTGCTCACCGACGTGTACCCCACCCCCGGCGGCTGCGACGAAGCGGTGCGGGTCTTCCTCGCCCGTGACCTCTCCGAGGCGGAGGGCGCGCGCTACGAGGTCTCCGAGGAGGAGGCCGACATGGAGCTGGCGCGGGTGCCGTTGCAGGACCTCGTCCGGGGCGCGCTCGCGGGCGAACTGCACAACACCTGCCTGGTCGTCGGCGCGCTCTCCGCCGCGGCGGCGCTGGCCGGCGACGGTTTCGACGCCCTGCGTCCCGCCGGCGCGCCCTGGCCGGCCCGCCCGTTCGAGGCCTGA